The DNA segment ACCTGCGCGAGCCTTCATACTGGCAATTATTCCGTACCACTGTTTTTTGGTGAAGCTTTTGGGATTCTGTGGGGCATGACACACCGAACAGCTGCGGTAATAGATGCGTTCGCCCGGTTCCATATCGGCCTCTGAGAACTTGCTTTTCAGTTGCTCTACTTGCGAAGCTATACCCAGGGATTGGGGGGTAAAGAAATACTTATCTTCGATAATAAATGGCGGTTCGTAGGCCGTATTCTCCTCGGCATCGGTACACTTCCTGGCATATACCAGGCAAGTGTTGGCAGTTGTGGCCTGGCTCAGTTCGCTACTGGGTTCGCTCGATGTGAGTATGTTTATGCTGCCGTTATTGCACCGCCCCTTGGAGTCGAAGCGCAACCAGTTGCCCTCTTCCAAGGCCAAAACGCCGGATCTTATATCTTCGGATATCCTTGCCCCGGCAATGCTGGCACCGCGCTCGTTATAAATCTCTATTAAATCGCCGTCTTCAATATGCCGTGCTTTGGCATCGATTGGGTTGATTAATACATGCTGCCTACCTTGTACGTTTTCCTTTTCCCTGATTTCGGAATTGGCCATTTGCGAATGCAAGCGCATGTTGGGGTGTGGGCTCACAATATGCAGCTGCCCCTCCCTGGCGTTTCCCAGAAATTCGAAAGGCTCCAAAAACTTAGGGATGGGCGGACATTTTTTCATATCGAACTCCGCAAAGGTTTGGCAATAGAGCTCTATCTTTCCCGATTTTGTGTGCAGTTTGTTATTTACCGGATCCGTGTAAAAATCGCCGTGCCGCACAAACTGCTCGGCCTCTTTGGGCACGGGCAAAGTGGTAATGCCCTTTTCCCAAAATTCCTCGAATGGCATGGTGGCGTCCGATTTTTCGTAGGATGCTCTAATAATTTGCATAATATTTTTCCCTTCGGTAAAGCCCTCCTCCACATCAAAGATATAGGCCAGCCTCCTGAATATCTCAAAATCGTCCAGGCTCTCGCCAATGGGGTCGATTAACTTGCGCATGGCATAAATTTTATCGTTGCTGTAAGTTCCGCCCGAGGTCAAACCATTACGTTCGAGTGTTGAGGTGGCGGGCAGTACAATGTCGGCTATCTGGGCCGAGGCGCACCACCACGGATCCTGGCATATAATGGTTTCTACCTGCTTATTCAGGGCTTTTATCAGCCGGTTGGTATCCGGTTGGTGCGACATAAAATTGTTGCCCGAGTTGTATATCAGCTTCGCATCGGGATATTCGTATTTGGTGCCGTCGCGATAGAAAGATGCACCCGGGTTTTCGAGCATCTCGATGATACGTGAAGCAGGACAAAATTTATCAATCGGGTTTCGCCCCTGCGACAGGCCCAAGGGCATCGATTTACCTGACTGTAGCGTACCCCCGTTGCCATAATGAAAACTGAAGCCTACCCCTTCGCCGGGCTTACCTATTTTACCCAGCATAGCTACAAAATTAATAATTGCCCAATGCGCCAGCTCCCCGTGATCGGCCCTTTGAATGGCCCAACTGGGTGCAAACTGTGTTTTGCTATTGGCAAACAATTCTGCCAGTTCAACTATTTTCTCTGCTTTGATACCGGTAATGCTCTGGGCCCACTGTGGTGTTTTTGGTGGGGTACCATCCGCATCTCTGCCCAATAAATACGCAACAAATTTATCCAGTCCAACGGTATATTTATCCAGGTATGCCTTGTCGTGCAAGTTATTGATGTATATATGATAACTCATGGCCAGAAAAAGTGCCGTATCGGTATTGGGCGTTATCCTGATCCATTCCGCGTCCATTTTTTTATCGGTATTGGTACGGTGGGGGTTGATAGATATAAACCGTATCCCCTTTTCCTTAAACTTTATCCAGTTGGGATACATCTGATGGTCGGCAACGCGATACTCCAGGCGGTTGTTCTTCCATGGGTCGCAGCCTATTAAAACAAAAACCTCG comes from the Saccharicrinis carchari genome and includes:
- a CDS encoding molybdopterin-dependent oxidoreductase, with amino-acid sequence MSIDRRNFLKLSSLAAVGISASASLTLFSCDHVFDSGTTLIPHASHWGPFKAVIKNGKLIGVQPLKDIDAMPNEMLTKGLMSRVYDKTRVMYPMVRKSFFEGRGSNTKSHLRGKEPFIRITWSEALTLVADSIIQVIKKHGNESIFSSSYGGWSHAGFIRPNVLQGRFFGLIGGHSITKGDYSAGAAQVVLPHIIGDMETYSPQSSWKTIYDHTEVFVLIGCDPWKNNRLEYRVADHQMYPNWIKFKEKGIRFISINPHRTNTDKKMDAEWIRITPNTDTALFLAMSYHIYINNLHDKAYLDKYTVGLDKFVAYLLGRDADGTPPKTPQWAQSITGIKAEKIVELAELFANSKTQFAPSWAIQRADHGELAHWAIINFVAMLGKIGKPGEGVGFSFHYGNGGTLQSGKSMPLGLSQGRNPIDKFCPASRIIEMLENPGASFYRDGTKYEYPDAKLIYNSGNNFMSHQPDTNRLIKALNKQVETIICQDPWWCASAQIADIVLPATSTLERNGLTSGGTYSNDKIYAMRKLIDPIGESLDDFEIFRRLAYIFDVEEGFTEGKNIMQIIRASYEKSDATMPFEEFWEKGITTLPVPKEAEQFVRHGDFYTDPVNNKLHTKSGKIELYCQTFAEFDMKKCPPIPKFLEPFEFLGNAREGQLHIVSPHPNMRLHSQMANSEIREKENVQGRQHVLINPIDAKARHIEDGDLIEIYNERGASIAGARISEDIRSGVLALEEGNWLRFDSKGRCNNGSINILTSSEPSSELSQATTANTCLVYARKCTDAEENTAYEPPFIIEDKYFFTPQSLGIASQVEQLKSKFSEADMEPGERIYYRSCSVCHAPQNPKSFTKKQWYGIIASMKARAGLKGEDEKLVMEYVKKNAKKDD